Proteins from a genomic interval of Desulfofustis limnaeus:
- a CDS encoding DUF4405 domain-containing protein translates to MRKIASMTMLVSLSLLLLNSIVLYVVPEGRVAYWADWRFLGLTKTEWGDQHVTIGFLFIIASLLHLYYNWTAVKNYMKNNIKEIRVFTLPFNTALLVTTLVAVMTYFQIPPVSLVLDLSEYFKETGAEKHGEPPYGHAELSSLKMLCQKEGIDLDKALELLAQEEVKGAEGSQTVLAIAQANRLTPQQVYAIILPAKVTKETGASAFPDAPMPGFGRKSLDQVCKEFQLDCTSVVAGLQARGLTIDAAQTIHDLARDNDRESMQMFEAIRSVVVGE, encoded by the coding sequence ATGCGTAAAATTGCTTCCATGACCATGTTGGTTTCTTTGAGTTTGCTGCTGCTCAACTCGATTGTCTTGTATGTCGTACCGGAAGGGCGGGTCGCTTATTGGGCTGACTGGCGCTTTCTCGGTCTGACCAAGACTGAATGGGGGGACCAGCATGTGACCATCGGTTTTCTCTTCATCATCGCCAGCCTGCTCCATCTGTATTACAACTGGACCGCGGTGAAAAACTATATGAAAAACAACATCAAGGAGATAAGGGTCTTCACCCTACCCTTCAACACGGCCCTGCTGGTCACGACCCTGGTGGCGGTGATGACCTATTTCCAGATACCGCCGGTCAGTCTGGTACTCGACCTGAGCGAGTATTTCAAGGAAACCGGGGCGGAAAAGCACGGGGAGCCGCCGTATGGTCATGCTGAGTTGAGTTCTCTGAAGATGCTGTGCCAAAAGGAAGGTATCGATCTCGACAAGGCCCTGGAACTACTCGCCCAGGAGGAGGTCAAAGGGGCAGAGGGTAGCCAGACCGTTTTGGCCATCGCCCAAGCCAACAGGCTCACCCCGCAGCAGGTCTACGCAATCATTCTCCCGGCAAAGGTTACAAAAGAGACAGGAGCATCAGCATTTCCCGATGCACCGATGCCAGGCTTCGGTCGCAAGAGCCTCGATCAGGTGTGCAAAGAGTTCCAACTCGACTGTACTTCGGTGGTGGCCGGCCTGCAGGCGCGAGGATTGACGATCGATGCGGCACAAACCATCCATGACCTCGCCCGGGACAACGACCGGGAATCGATGCAGATGTTCGAGGCAATTCGCTCGGTTGTGGTCGGTGAGTGA
- a CDS encoding DUF2318 domain-containing protein: MVRNIVSFMMVLVILCGVLITSDGHAFGLFGRYKSVSAVGDDVRLPVKALDDGKAHYYVYKGGQTDIKFFVVTSSDGVLRAAFDACDVCFLSKKGYSQDGEFMICNNCGMRFHSSQINMQEGGCNPAPLYRETVGEDLVIKIEDLLSGSRYF, translated from the coding sequence ATGGTTAGAAATATAGTTTCGTTCATGATGGTTCTCGTCATCCTATGTGGTGTTCTGATCACATCAGATGGGCATGCTTTTGGTTTGTTCGGTCGTTATAAGAGCGTTTCGGCGGTGGGTGACGACGTGCGCTTGCCAGTCAAGGCTCTGGATGACGGAAAAGCCCATTATTACGTGTATAAGGGTGGTCAGACCGACATCAAGTTCTTCGTCGTCACAAGCAGCGATGGTGTTCTCCGTGCAGCTTTTGATGCCTGTGACGTCTGTTTCTTGTCGAAAAAAGGTTACAGCCAGGACGGCGAGTTCATGATCTGTAACAATTGCGGCATGCGATTTCACTCCAGCCAGATCAATATGCAGGAGGGCGGCTGCAACCCGGCGCCGCTGTATCGAGAAACGGTTGGGGAAGATCTGGTGATCAAGATTGAGGACCTTCTTTCAGGCTCCCGTTATTTCTAG
- a CDS encoding ABC transporter permease, with amino-acid sequence MNIMTIPMRNIRRKPSKTLLLLLVFSLGVMSIVALYEVSQVVGHNLEKKLIAFGANIIISPVSEKLSVSYGGLHMGDMLFDIQNLPEQKTIEAIRSIGLKDRLSAVAPTLVTMTKVNDTAVALVGVRWPDERGVKSYWAPKGTFPERSDEVLVGSKAAEKLHLKTGGRISLLGRSFTVSATLYETGSDDDTVIFMDLTALQALTGKPGATSFIQVAALCSGCPIEDIVAQLQEKLPGVEVKALQQVINQRMTSIHFVQKLALGISVVILVTAAAMVGLSMMSAVNERKKDIGILRSLGYGKPQVFLIFCLEAGLIGIFSGVVGYLVGFAASFQVLGFLHLAEGGTPIFSSTHLLMSAGLFSLVTVFAAVYPAWKGAGVEPSAALVAL; translated from the coding sequence ATGAACATCATGACCATTCCGATGAGAAATATCCGCCGAAAGCCGTCAAAAACGCTGCTGCTGCTTCTGGTCTTCTCCCTTGGGGTCATGTCCATCGTGGCCTTATACGAGGTCTCACAGGTGGTGGGTCACAACCTTGAGAAAAAGTTGATCGCTTTCGGCGCCAACATCATTATTTCGCCGGTGAGTGAAAAACTGAGTGTCAGCTACGGCGGTCTGCATATGGGTGATATGCTGTTTGATATCCAAAATCTGCCGGAGCAGAAGACGATTGAGGCGATTCGCAGCATTGGCTTGAAAGACCGACTCAGTGCCGTTGCCCCCACCTTGGTGACCATGACCAAGGTAAACGATACCGCTGTTGCCCTGGTCGGGGTTCGCTGGCCTGATGAGCGTGGCGTGAAAAGCTACTGGGCGCCCAAGGGTACGTTTCCTGAGCGATCGGACGAGGTTCTCGTCGGCAGTAAGGCTGCGGAAAAACTGCACCTGAAAACCGGGGGCCGCATCTCGCTTCTGGGTAGGAGTTTTACTGTTTCCGCAACGCTTTATGAGACCGGCAGTGATGACGACACCGTTATCTTCATGGATCTGACCGCCCTTCAGGCGCTGACGGGTAAACCCGGGGCCACCAGCTTTATCCAGGTGGCGGCTCTCTGTTCCGGCTGCCCCATTGAAGACATCGTTGCGCAACTCCAGGAAAAACTGCCGGGGGTCGAGGTGAAGGCCCTGCAGCAGGTGATCAACCAGCGCATGACCTCCATCCACTTTGTCCAGAAGCTGGCGTTGGGTATCAGTGTGGTGATTCTGGTGACTGCGGCGGCCATGGTGGGGTTGTCCATGATGTCGGCGGTGAATGAACGGAAAAAGGATATCGGCATCCTCCGCTCTCTTGGTTACGGCAAGCCGCAGGTTTTCCTGATCTTTTGCCTTGAAGCAGGTCTTATCGGCATCTTCTCCGGGGTTGTCGGCTATCTGGTCGGCTTTGCTGCGAGTTTTCAAGTTTTGGGATTTCTGCATCTGGCCGAAGGGGGCACGCCGATCTTTTCCTCAACGCATCTGCTCATGTCCGCAGGGCTCTTTTCGCTGGTAACCGTGTTTGCGGCGGTCTATCCCGCCTGGAAGGGTGCCGGAGTTGAACCGTCTGCCGCGCTGGTGGCGCTCTAA
- a CDS encoding ABC transporter ATP-binding protein yields MLSAQNISKSFITDNKVVSVLKNISVAIEEGEFVSIVGRSGSGKTTLLNVMSTLVRPDSGELHYGEENLSALPEKRLNKLRQSDFSVIFQFHHLLPYLTVLENTLLPFMQSVRPVKKSAMEKARGCLERVGLADKADRLPGNLSGGEQQRVAIARALVKSSKVLFADEPTGSLDKGTGEKIMGLLSELHNDGLTVVMVTHDPVYAGMAARSVYLEDGVIV; encoded by the coding sequence ATGCTGTCAGCACAGAATATAAGTAAAAGCTTTATCACCGACAACAAGGTGGTGTCGGTTTTGAAAAACATATCAGTCGCTATTGAAGAGGGCGAATTCGTCTCCATCGTCGGTAGATCCGGTTCCGGCAAGACAACCCTGTTGAATGTCATGTCGACCCTGGTACGTCCGGATAGCGGAGAACTCCATTATGGCGAGGAAAACCTCTCGGCTCTGCCCGAAAAACGACTGAACAAGCTGCGGCAGTCCGACTTTTCAGTGATCTTTCAGTTCCACCATCTCCTGCCCTATCTGACGGTTCTGGAAAACACCCTGTTACCCTTCATGCAGTCGGTGCGACCAGTGAAAAAATCGGCTATGGAAAAGGCTCGTGGTTGTCTGGAGCGGGTTGGTCTTGCCGATAAGGCTGATCGTCTACCGGGGAATCTGTCCGGTGGCGAGCAACAAAGGGTGGCCATTGCCAGGGCCCTGGTCAAATCTTCAAAGGTTCTCTTTGCCGACGAACCTACCGGCAGTCTTGACAAGGGCACCGGTGAAAAGATTATGGGCTTGCTCTCTGAACTGCATAACGACGGACTCACCGTGGTGATGGTGACCCATGACCCTGTTTACGCCGGGATGGCTGCCCGTTCGGTCTACCTCGAGGATGGCGTGATCGTCTAG
- a CDS encoding ADP-ribosylglycohydrolase family protein encodes MATTIHDRAQGALLGAFIGDALGLGPHWYYDLAELRADYGEWIDDYTDPKPGRYHDGLKAGQLSQSGYILTMLIRSLNDCGGYDESDFCKRLDQELFPHLNGMPMSGPGGYTSQSIREIWRQRTIDGRGWQDTGSNADTTEAIERTLAIGIRYATRPSELAAAIASNTVLTQTDDTVVSMTVAFGAVLGMLVQGHPFDAALSTKLMNLVKKGDLPFHAVTSDNLQPPKQGASDPPRAGRFASPDALLTPSYMAAAAIDPGIRIEPAWKVSIVYGMPCAIYHQLPAAYYLAARFHDDFEAAVLHAVNGGGQNQARAILTGSLVGAQVGLSHIPKRFIQGIENHSELLELARQLAGEIPSTQ; translated from the coding sequence ATGGCAACAACAATCCATGACAGAGCGCAAGGGGCGCTACTTGGGGCATTTATCGGTGATGCGTTGGGGCTCGGCCCACATTGGTACTATGACCTCGCTGAACTGCGTGCCGATTACGGGGAATGGATCGATGACTATACCGATCCCAAGCCCGGACGATATCATGATGGGCTAAAGGCCGGTCAGCTGTCCCAGTCCGGATATATCCTGACCATGTTGATTCGCTCCTTAAATGATTGTGGTGGTTATGATGAGAGCGATTTTTGTAAGCGACTGGATCAGGAGCTTTTTCCGCACCTGAACGGCATGCCGATGAGCGGCCCAGGAGGGTATACCAGCCAATCGATACGAGAAATCTGGAGACAGAGGACCATTGATGGGAGAGGCTGGCAAGATACCGGAAGCAATGCAGACACTACCGAGGCCATCGAACGTACGCTGGCGATAGGAATACGCTATGCCACCCGCCCTTCAGAACTGGCCGCCGCCATAGCCAGTAACACCGTGCTCACCCAAACGGACGACACGGTCGTTTCGATGACCGTGGCCTTTGGAGCAGTTCTTGGTATGCTCGTCCAAGGGCACCCTTTTGACGCCGCTTTGTCGACAAAGCTGATGAACCTGGTGAAAAAGGGAGATTTGCCTTTTCACGCCGTCACCAGTGACAACCTGCAGCCACCTAAACAAGGTGCCTCGGACCCTCCACGAGCAGGCCGGTTTGCATCTCCGGACGCATTGCTGACACCGTCCTATATGGCTGCAGCGGCGATCGATCCCGGTATCCGGATTGAGCCGGCCTGGAAAGTTTCGATTGTCTACGGTATGCCGTGTGCGATCTACCATCAGTTGCCTGCAGCATATTACCTCGCTGCTCGGTTCCATGACGATTTTGAGGCCGCTGTGCTCCATGCGGTAAATGGCGGCGGTCAAAACCAGGCCAGAGCCATCCTGACAGGCAGCTTGGTGGGAGCCCAAGTTGGCTTATCGCACATTCCGAAGCGTTTTATACAAGGGATTGAAAATCATTCGGAATTGCTGGAACTGGCCAGACAATTGGCCGGTGAAATCCCTTCTACCCAATAA
- a CDS encoding DMT family transporter, protein MEPRLKGVGYIAISACSFATMAIFAKTAYGSGAETLAVLLMRFGLSSLIMIAIMQVGNYRWPQGRNLLTLIGMGSLGYAGQSFCFFAALNYASAGLVALLLYLHPVMVALAGSTFLGYRLTVKKFLAILTALAGTALTIGGAASGSTLGIFLGISAAIIYSVYILVGSKMLKAETPIAAATVIMLSATAVFASLALMTKPAFPQTTTGWIAVGCIALISTVVAMITFFAGLRLMSPGDAATISTLEPLVTVVLAAIYLAEPLTVTKVIGGAIIVGSLIVLARSR, encoded by the coding sequence ATGGAACCCCGTCTCAAAGGTGTCGGCTACATCGCCATTTCGGCCTGTTCTTTTGCAACCATGGCCATCTTTGCCAAAACTGCCTATGGTTCTGGGGCTGAAACCCTCGCGGTACTATTGATGCGTTTTGGGTTGTCTTCCCTGATCATGATCGCAATCATGCAGGTGGGGAATTATCGATGGCCACAAGGCCGAAATCTCCTGACCTTGATTGGCATGGGAAGCCTCGGGTACGCCGGGCAATCGTTCTGTTTTTTCGCGGCCCTTAACTACGCTTCAGCCGGTCTCGTTGCGTTGCTTCTGTACCTGCATCCCGTAATGGTTGCACTTGCTGGGAGCACCTTTCTCGGTTATCGCCTGACCGTAAAAAAATTCCTGGCCATCCTGACAGCGCTAGCAGGAACAGCGCTGACCATCGGCGGAGCGGCCTCAGGTTCCACTCTGGGCATTTTCCTCGGCATCTCTGCTGCGATCATCTACTCGGTCTATATCCTGGTGGGTAGCAAAATGCTCAAAGCAGAAACACCGATTGCGGCGGCCACGGTGATCATGCTGTCTGCAACCGCCGTATTTGCATCCCTGGCCTTGATGACGAAACCCGCTTTTCCTCAGACCACCACCGGCTGGATTGCGGTTGGCTGCATCGCGCTCATTTCCACGGTCGTCGCCATGATCACCTTTTTCGCAGGACTGAGACTGATGTCACCAGGGGATGCGGCTACGATTTCCACTTTGGAGCCCTTGGTGACTGTCGTGCTTGCTGCGATATATCTGGCAGAACCGCTTACTGTGACCAAAGTCATAGGAGGTGCCATCATCGTCGGTTCGCTGATCGTGCTGGCAAGATCCAGGTAA
- a CDS encoding flavin reductase family protein, with the protein MDKRPYLKDADEVMAQITKGAFLTVKAGGEINTMTIGWATIGYIWKREVFMVAIRDSRYTFTLIEKTDNFTVSIPLDASYKDAVLFCGTKSGRDYDKFKECSLQQRAARQVDSPIVDIPGIHYECRIVYKTPMNNALLDPTLEALYPQKDYHTLYFGEILDCYELRG; encoded by the coding sequence ATGGATAAGCGGCCGTATCTCAAAGACGCCGACGAGGTGATGGCGCAGATCACCAAAGGTGCTTTTCTCACCGTCAAGGCCGGTGGTGAGATCAATACCATGACCATCGGTTGGGCCACGATCGGCTATATTTGGAAGCGTGAGGTGTTCATGGTGGCGATCAGGGATTCAAGGTATACCTTCACCTTGATTGAAAAGACAGACAATTTCACCGTCAGCATTCCCCTAGATGCTTCCTACAAAGATGCCGTATTGTTCTGCGGCACCAAATCAGGCAGGGATTACGACAAGTTCAAGGAGTGCAGCCTGCAGCAACGGGCGGCCCGGCAGGTTGATTCGCCCATTGTCGACATTCCCGGCATACACTACGAGTGTCGCATCGTCTACAAGACCCCGATGAACAACGCCCTGCTTGACCCCACACTGGAGGCGCTGTACCCGCAAAAGGACTATCACACGCTCTATTTTGGCGAGATCCTGGATTGTTATGAGCTGAGAGGGTAG
- a CDS encoding ABC transporter permease — protein MVWNTLLLALRAISRNLLRSFLTVLGIVIGVAAVITMVTLGTGATRSVADQIASMGSNLLIVVPGQRFGPGSGGAPNFKHADVTAIGEQISAIEYVAPLVSKSVTAVFQANNWSTVAFGTNNDYFPAGNWQLAAGRTFSETEERAGKAVCVIGQTVRENLFGGQNPVGNEIRIKQFSCEIIGLLKAKGQSSMGSDQDDAVVMPLRTVQRRLSGSQDINRLSISVRDGSSIDAAKRQLTLLLRERRTIDDNEDDDFRVMDTRQLAEALTSTTKILTMLLGAVAAVSLLVGGIGIMNIMLVSVTERTREIGIRLAIGALEGEVLLQFLIEAVVLSCLGGLIGILLAAAASIFLAGLMGIPYLFNPSINLLSFLFSAAIGVIFGFFPARRAAGLNPIDALRHE, from the coding sequence ATGGTCTGGAACACGCTGCTTCTGGCCCTGCGCGCCATCAGCCGCAACCTGCTGCGTTCCTTTCTCACCGTGCTCGGTATCGTCATCGGGGTGGCGGCGGTGATCACCATGGTCACTCTTGGCACCGGCGCCACACGATCGGTCGCCGACCAGATCGCCAGCATGGGCAGCAATCTCCTGATCGTCGTTCCGGGTCAGCGGTTCGGGCCCGGATCCGGTGGCGCCCCCAATTTCAAACACGCCGATGTCACCGCCATTGGCGAACAGATTTCCGCCATCGAATACGTGGCGCCGTTGGTCAGTAAGTCGGTGACCGCCGTCTTCCAGGCCAATAACTGGTCCACCGTCGCCTTCGGCACCAACAACGACTACTTTCCCGCCGGCAACTGGCAGCTGGCGGCAGGCCGCACCTTCAGCGAGACCGAAGAACGGGCCGGTAAGGCGGTCTGCGTCATCGGCCAGACGGTGCGGGAGAACCTGTTCGGCGGACAAAACCCGGTGGGCAACGAGATCCGCATCAAACAGTTTTCCTGCGAGATCATCGGTCTGCTCAAGGCCAAAGGGCAATCATCCATGGGATCGGATCAGGATGACGCCGTGGTCATGCCGCTGCGCACCGTGCAACGGCGTCTGAGCGGCAGCCAGGACATCAACCGGCTGTCTATCTCGGTCCGCGACGGTTCATCCATCGATGCCGCCAAACGGCAATTGACCCTGCTACTGCGCGAACGACGTACTATCGATGACAACGAGGACGACGATTTCCGGGTCATGGATACTCGGCAGCTGGCCGAGGCCCTGACCAGCACCACCAAAATCCTGACCATGCTGCTCGGCGCGGTAGCCGCCGTCAGCCTGCTGGTGGGGGGAATCGGTATCATGAACATCATGCTCGTCTCGGTCACCGAACGCACCCGGGAAATCGGCATCCGGCTGGCCATCGGAGCTTTGGAAGGCGAGGTATTATTGCAATTTCTCATCGAGGCAGTGGTGCTCTCCTGCCTCGGCGGCCTGATCGGCATCCTGCTGGCCGCCGCGGCCTCGATCTTTCTCGCCGGCCTGATGGGGATCCCCTATCTGTTCAACCCGTCCATCAACCTACTCTCCTTTCTTTTCTCCGCTGCCATCGGCGTCATTTTCGGCTTTTTCCCGGCCCGCCGGGCCGCTGGCCTCAACCCGATCGACGCCCTGCGCCACGAATAG
- a CDS encoding ABC transporter ATP-binding protein, producing the protein MNNGALIRLHDVSKTYGHGSAAFPALKGIDLTIASGEFIAIMGPSGSGKSTIMNILGCLDLPSGGSYRFQGVQVERLSRSQRALLRRHYLGFVFQGFNLLARTTALENVELPLIYRREPAASRHQAARSALRQVGLQGWEHHTPAELSGGQQQRVAIARAIVTHPTILLADEPTGNLDTHTSAEIMELISSFNRDRGITVIMVTHEADIAAYAKRVIRFVDGRVDSDRHQEGGA; encoded by the coding sequence ATGAACAACGGTGCCTTGATCCGACTGCACGATGTCAGCAAGACCTACGGGCACGGCTCTGCCGCTTTCCCAGCCTTGAAAGGGATCGATCTGACCATTGCCAGCGGTGAATTCATTGCCATCATGGGGCCGAGCGGTTCCGGGAAATCGACGATCATGAACATCCTCGGCTGTCTCGACCTTCCCAGCGGCGGCAGTTACCGTTTCCAGGGCGTCCAGGTGGAACGGCTGTCCCGCAGCCAACGGGCGCTGCTGCGCCGCCATTATCTCGGTTTCGTCTTCCAGGGCTTCAACCTGCTGGCACGTACCACCGCGCTGGAAAATGTCGAATTGCCGTTGATCTATCGGCGCGAACCGGCTGCCAGCCGCCATCAGGCCGCCCGGTCGGCACTCCGGCAGGTCGGCCTGCAGGGCTGGGAACACCACACGCCTGCCGAACTCTCCGGCGGTCAGCAGCAGCGGGTGGCCATCGCCCGGGCCATCGTCACCCATCCCACCATCCTGCTTGCCGACGAGCCGACCGGCAACCTGGATACGCACACCAGCGCTGAGATCATGGAACTGATCAGCTCTTTCAACCGCGACCGGGGCATCACCGTGATCATGGTGACCCACGAGGCGGACATTGCCGCCTACGCCAAACGGGTCATCCGTTTCGTCGACGGCCGCGTGGACAGCGACCGGCACCAGGAAGGAGGCGCGTGA
- a CDS encoding efflux RND transporter periplasmic adaptor subunit, protein MNAPDSSHADQAPDLQQLLQSQSRHSRRRWLWLAITALALAAIGIVLFRDGEQSVQTRYRTEPVVTDTLVVTVSATGNLQPTNQVDVGSELSGIISEVLVDSNDQVVKGQVLARLDLAKLDDAVARSRANLATAEAQVLQARATLSQARATMARMQHVAEMSAGKVPSHHELDSATADLARAEAAEAAAQAGVVQARASLQSDETDLAKATIRSPINGVVLSRQVEPGQTVAASFQAPVLFTLAEDLAKMELQVDVDEADVGRVREGQPALFTVDAWPGRRFTATITRVGYGAQEKDGVISYPAELEVDNSDLSLRPGMTATAEITTLTRENALLVPNAALRYMPPAVTSSPKASGPGVMGALLPRPPRSMTRPTPAKPVGAKPQVWVVQNGQPTALEIRSGATNGRLTEVLDGPLQEGMQVITETLAEAP, encoded by the coding sequence ATGAACGCCCCCGACTCCTCACATGCCGACCAAGCCCCCGACCTGCAACAGCTTCTCCAGTCGCAGTCCCGCCACTCCCGACGCCGCTGGCTCTGGCTGGCAATCACTGCCCTGGCCCTGGCCGCCATCGGCATCGTCCTTTTCAGGGACGGCGAACAATCGGTGCAGACCCGCTACCGAACCGAGCCGGTGGTCACCGACACCCTGGTGGTCACCGTCTCCGCCACCGGCAATCTGCAACCGACCAACCAGGTGGATGTCGGCAGCGAGCTGTCCGGGATCATCAGCGAGGTTCTGGTTGACAGCAACGATCAGGTGGTTAAAGGCCAGGTGCTGGCCCGGCTCGATCTGGCCAAACTGGACGACGCGGTGGCGCGATCACGGGCCAACCTGGCCACCGCCGAGGCGCAGGTGCTGCAGGCCCGGGCCACCCTCAGCCAAGCCCGCGCAACAATGGCCCGAATGCAGCATGTTGCCGAGATGTCCGCGGGTAAGGTACCGTCCCACCACGAACTCGACAGCGCCACCGCCGACCTGGCGCGGGCCGAGGCCGCCGAAGCTGCGGCTCAGGCCGGTGTCGTGCAGGCCCGGGCCAGTCTGCAATCGGATGAAACCGATCTGGCCAAGGCCACCATCCGCTCGCCGATCAACGGGGTGGTCCTGTCTCGCCAGGTGGAGCCTGGCCAGACGGTGGCCGCTTCCTTCCAGGCGCCGGTCCTGTTCACCCTGGCCGAAGATCTGGCGAAGATGGAGTTGCAGGTGGATGTGGACGAGGCCGATGTGGGCCGGGTCCGGGAAGGCCAGCCCGCCCTATTCACCGTCGATGCCTGGCCGGGCCGCCGTTTCACCGCGACTATCACCCGGGTGGGCTATGGCGCCCAGGAAAAGGACGGCGTTATCTCCTACCCCGCCGAACTCGAAGTGGACAACAGCGACCTGTCCCTGCGCCCCGGCATGACCGCCACCGCGGAAATCACCACCCTGACCCGGGAAAACGCCCTGTTGGTACCTAACGCCGCCCTGCGCTATATGCCGCCTGCCGTTACCTCGTCGCCTAAGGCATCGGGCCCCGGTGTCATGGGCGCCCTGCTGCCCCGACCGCCTCGCTCCATGACCAGACCGACACCGGCCAAACCGGTTGGCGCAAAACCGCAGGTCTGGGTAGTGCAGAATGGCCAACCGACCGCCCTTGAGATTCGGAGCGGCGCCACCAACGGCCGTCTGACCGAGGTGCTCGACGGACCGTTGCAGGAGGGCATGCAGGTGATCACCGAGACACTGGCGGAAGCCCCATGA
- a CDS encoding efflux transporter outer membrane subunit → MSHKTMSVNRPFLPCSAVLLAGLLSGCIAVGPDYRSPETAMPAAWTQLSQTTGAWQVQDLSSWWQQLDDPRLSSLISEALQANLDLQAARSRLREARARRNVAAAGQVPEIGASGQAAFSETSDDTGGGSRESYRAGFDASWELDLFGRTRRTVEAAEADLEATEASLRDVQVSLIAEVATGYIELRTSQLRRTITQNNLTAQSETLQLVTWRAEAGLADRQEVVQALANREQTRAQMPRLETDIIQARHRLELLLGRQPGSLAERLDNVADLPTLPTRIGVGIPADTLRQRPDIVRAERTLAAETARLGVAEAARYPSFALSGSIGVEALRFAALTSSGAAAGSLIAGVSAPLFDGGRLRNQALIQDEIRHQAEIAYRHTILTALQEVENSLVALVRAEQRRTTLADAAAAAAEAAGLAQLRYRGGVIDFQAVLDTERTRLSIEDSLASSRAEALLALIGLYKALGGGWSTPTAASSDDEKLP, encoded by the coding sequence ATGAGCCACAAGACCATGTCAGTGAATCGCCCGTTTCTACCGTGCTCTGCCGTGTTGCTCGCAGGGCTGCTATCCGGTTGCATCGCCGTCGGGCCGGACTACCGGTCGCCGGAGACGGCCATGCCGGCCGCCTGGACGCAGCTCTCCCAGACCACCGGCGCTTGGCAAGTGCAGGACCTGAGCAGCTGGTGGCAACAGCTTGACGATCCCCGGTTATCCTCACTGATCAGTGAAGCATTACAGGCCAACCTGGATCTACAGGCGGCCCGCTCCCGTTTGCGGGAAGCGCGGGCCCGAAGAAACGTCGCTGCGGCCGGGCAGGTACCGGAGATCGGCGCCTCCGGCCAAGCCGCGTTCAGCGAAACGAGCGACGATACCGGCGGCGGCAGCCGCGAGTCCTACCGCGCCGGTTTTGACGCCAGCTGGGAGCTAGACCTGTTCGGCCGCACCCGTCGCACCGTTGAGGCCGCCGAGGCTGACCTGGAAGCGACCGAGGCCTCGCTGCGCGATGTCCAGGTATCGCTGATCGCCGAAGTGGCAACCGGCTACATCGAGCTGCGCACCTCTCAGCTGCGGCGCACCATCACTCAGAATAACCTGACCGCTCAGTCGGAGACCCTGCAGTTGGTCACCTGGCGTGCCGAGGCCGGGCTGGCCGATCGCCAGGAAGTGGTCCAGGCTCTGGCCAATCGGGAGCAGACCCGGGCCCAGATGCCGCGCCTGGAAACCGACATCATTCAGGCGCGGCATCGGCTCGAGCTGCTCCTCGGCCGCCAGCCGGGGAGCCTGGCCGAACGCCTCGACAATGTGGCCGACCTGCCGACCCTACCGACCCGGATCGGCGTCGGCATCCCGGCCGATACCTTGCGACAGCGGCCGGACATCGTCAGGGCCGAACGGACCCTGGCGGCGGAAACCGCCCGTCTCGGAGTGGCCGAGGCGGCCCGCTACCCGTCCTTTGCCCTCTCCGGTTCCATCGGCGTCGAGGCCCTCCGATTCGCCGCGCTCACCAGCAGCGGCGCCGCTGCCGGCTCGCTGATCGCCGGTGTGTCGGCGCCGCTCTTTGACGGCGGCAGGTTGCGCAACCAGGCACTTATTCAGGACGAAATCCGACACCAAGCCGAGATCGCTTACCGCCACACCATCCTGACCGCCCTGCAGGAAGTGGAGAACAGCCTGGTGGCCCTGGTGCGCGCCGAACAGCGCCGCACAACCCTGGCGGACGCCGCTGCCGCCGCCGCCGAAGCAGCGGGGCTGGCGCAGCTTCGCTACCGCGGCGGTGTGATCGATTTTCAGGCGGTACTCGACACCGAACGCACCCGGTTGTCCATCGAGGACAGCCTCGCCAGTTCCCGGGCCGAGGCGCTGCTGGCGCTGATCGGCCTGTACAAGGCCCTGGGCGGCGGCTGGTCAACGCCGACGGCAGCCTCTTCCGACGACGAGAAACTCCCATGA